The Citrus sinensis cultivar Valencia sweet orange chromosome 4, DVS_A1.0, whole genome shotgun sequence DNA segment atattatttttaataatttcaaataaagaagaaatttgaagaattaaccaattaaatcCTTGTTAATTGTTTAAACTTATGTTAGAAAAGCACATGTTTTagataattcaattatttttgttataggataaaataataaattaaattacattaaaataatattaatgattaACAATGAGACTTATGTAAAGAAAAAGacataattgattaattgtttaaatctctctttattttaaattttataacttttgtaaattattttttgagaagacGTAATTTTACACGTATTGTAGGTTGGATATATCCATACCCAGAAACTTATTGCATAGTAGGAATGGCAATGAGCACCGTCTGCAGAGGGTTTACCATGACCAAATCAaaacccgcacaaaatttaaattatcaaacccacccgcaacccgcagcgggttttaatttttttaagataccCATCTGCTGGGGGTTTTGACAATTGCCAAATccgcaatggtatccggcagattttttgcgggtttgtacatttaaaatcacaaatgttgaatatataaatttacaaaaataacctcaaattctacataacatactcaattttaaatttaaccaatgtaaatgaaaaattaaaatttcaacatcaatacaacataaattctcaaatttaagtataaaatacacaaatccattaaaaaaaaaccacaaattagtatctaaaaataGCAATTACATTTCATACTATTGTTCAAcacaagctccaagagaagatcttcatttcattcaccatcGTTAGCACCCATCTAAAATTATGCCTACAATAATGATTAAGAttaatacttttcaaatagTAATccgaaaaaaattataataatgaaataattcatgcattaagttaaagaaaaatagtccATACAACAACACTTTGATTATTTGGcactttttataattacattattttccttatatattttttagatttaaatttctttcaagtaaaattaaattaaaaatatttaaaaaaacattgTGGGTTTagtggatatccatgcgggtatccaccggaTATTGGactaataccaaacccacccgcatccaaGTAcaggttttaatttgtaataccAAACCCGCCCATAATCCGCAAAATTATCCGCAGTGGTCGGGTTTTGACAGGTGGATTTAGGCGGGTTTGCAGGCataattgccatccctattgcATAGTCTCATTCATATTCCTatagtttcattaattatatttatatacgTGTATATAGCACACGTGATGTGGTTCTTCACTAATCacaatgaagagaaaattttgcaTGAAACAAGTTTATCACCTTAGCATGTTGAGGTAGTTAGTCTGTCCAATAATACTCTACCATCTGGTAGAGTAGTGGCTCTTGAGGTGGGATTAATAATGGATTCTACTGTAGGAGCtacaatattttatatttaaaaaattagtgggACCCAATATATGTCCCATAACTTTACCACATAGTAGGGTACTATTAGCTCTCAGATGGTAAGTTTATATCATGCAAGTTTCTCTCCATAATGAGTGAGTGATATAGATCACGCGATCTCAACAAACTTGAGTTAACTCTTCATTATAagatcataaaatttataaactatAACATAATCAGGTTTAGCACctgtaaaataattagttttgaTCATTTAGATCACGTGATCGCAACGGACATGATTTCTAGAATAAAATTCACATGAAAGATCCTAAATTACCGATATGATCATTGAGATTTTGATTGCCGAATTATAAACTATAAATGAGGCAGCCTACCTTCATCCAAGACAAGACAgcaatttcacattttcacttgTACAATATCAACCAGCCCccatttctttatattatttatacttaattttcttattaattcaTTCTTCTTGAATTCGCAACAGAATCATAAAtgtaaattgtttaattttaagcTATTTAATTGTAGAATGTTAACAATTTCGATGTTTCTGTTTTTCTTCACATATTGTGATCATGATATATACTGAGACTTGAACAACCCCCATATTATGATATCTGATGATTATCCTAAAGTATTTGAtgagcatataatatatacatattttacttttattatatattcgctagttatttgttatttttagataataaatttattttattaaacagtAAAATAATTCGAAGATTAGGGAATAAACGTGCTTTAaggaatcaaaattaaagagaatagAAGCTTACCAGATTAGATGCATGGGCTTGGATAAATTAAGCGAAGCAAGATCAAATATGGTCCATTATGTTGACCACGTGAAAAGCActcaagaaaaggaaaatttaacaattgaagtaatgttgattttgatttcaaaCTGAGTGCACGTACATGGCATTAAAAAGGAGTGAAAATCCTAATGTGACTAAATTACTTGGAAGGCAAGCCGATTGGACGGCATTAATTTGCTTGGTCATCGCGGTTTTGGAAAAGGCTAAAGGTTACCAAACAAGTCCACCAAGCATAGGGATGACAATGGGTATCGCCAATAGTAGATTTGTCATTATTGAACCCGCAGctccaaaaattttaaattaccaaatccACCCATAGCGACTACAGGGTtttagttttataaaaaaaaacccgCCCATTGtgagttttaacaattatcaaaCCCTGTAACCTGCAGCTGTGGTAGTAGCAacagatttatttaaaatcactgGGTTTGGTCATACTCGCAACAATGGTAGCAgtaacatatttatttcaaatcatAACACCACATCCACAATCATAATaccacattaaaaaaaaaagatttatccaaacatttctataaaaatatacttttaCTATTGCatacaaatatacaaataactCTGCACTAAAAGTTATGCTTAAGCTTTTGATTAGATTAGTAGCCAAGTTTGGGTGGAGTTTTAGCCAAAACCGACAAATCTAAGATAGACCAATTTCATCTAATATGGATATCCTTTCATTGATAGCTACACAAGtgtctttaaaaaatatatggatATGTATTGTGAAGAGAATGATGTGAATCAAGCTAGCAgcaataattatgtatttttaaaattaaatatttctatAATGAAGAAGATTAGGTTTGGTTTTAAGCGACAAATGGCTGTCAATAATGTAGTTTACATATTTCTataactaaatatttttattgttattttaataattaaatttataaaaaaacaattaaaataaattttcttactgaatttttgttaataccaaacccacccgcagcctgcaatgaatttaaatttataatatcaaacccacccgcaactCATAAAATTGCCCGCATCGAGCAGTTTTTGGTGGGCAAGTGTTGGACGAATTGCAGGTTTGCGGATACCATTGCCATTCCTAGCCAAGCATTATATATAAGCCAAGCTTTTGGCTTTTGAAAGGGGGACAGAGACGGATGCAGACGAaagatagagagaaaaaaaattagagcgACAGTCGTATGATGGGTTTTATTAGTTCTATTGTCCTCGGTCTCTTTTTGtctttccaattttttttactaggGTTAAGGATAAAACCTTgttcaataaaataacttactttttattcaattaattccaTACTTATGTGCTTTAATGTTATGGTTCTTGTTTCACATATTTGGTTGATTATAGTTAAATCTTTTCACTAAtttgtcatgcattattgattgttaggattaatatttgaataaaccaatagttggatttataaagtttatatgtgattatttatgattctttgtctttcattaaattgtttatacGGAATGCATAAgaaaactttgactctttattattcaatatgtttacatgggaTACTTTGATATCATACTATTAAGCAGGACAAGAACCTATATAAGATTAATCTTAATTGggtttaattgttatattcatGAGTAGACATaaattgatttcgagttgtcacttTAAAATTAGGTATTGATCGGTAATTAGATAATTGTTAAGTTGAATTGTGGTGGATTCTGAAACCTTGATAGCTTCAATCTCTTGAAttcttatgttaatttactcaatttaattttaattacatcgTTAGTTTAAATcttttcaaacaaaatattttctaactAGAGTAGTCTCAATTAGCTTAGATTAAACTTAgcttttgtaaaaattaacaGTCCTTATGAGTTTGACCTCATTATTCCTAATCTACACTCCAATAAACTCATGTACTTGtgaatgtattaaaatttgcacaacagtatCAATCATCAAGAAGTTCACAATCGGTCCTCTATAAAGTTATCTATCTGCTTCCCACCAATATCATAATCCactttgtatttttgttgAGACATATTATTCCAATAAAGATGGGAATGAAGTATAGTATATTTAATGCATATAacaaaaagtttgaaaaacaTAATGAATGATTTGGTGTGATTTATTAGTGGAAACTTTTACTATACATCCAATCAAACTTtctacttatatatatatatatatatatatatatatatatatatatatatatatactcatTATACTTCTATCCATCACTCtctcttaatttattaattaatgatcGAAAGCTCAATTTACAATCCCCATATGATGATCTGTGATGATCTATCATCATAAAATATCAATCATCATCAAGAACTTCACAATCCATCCTCTGGAAAGTTTTCTGCTTCCTGCCAATGTCATAACCCACATTGTAAAATTGTTGAGCCATCATTCCAATAAGTGAAAAGTTTACGTATCTATTATTAATAGAAGCCGGATTCACAGCCATGCAAAATGCATCTGGCCTCGGTTGATAAAACATGCTGTCTTTCTCCAAAGCCAACTTAGCTCCGCCCCTAAAATGAAACCTAACAGTTGGAAACCCCTTGAGGTCACTAGACATGATCCCATGATAACACAATTTGTCTGGCCACGAATATGATCTCATCTGCTCCCCTTCGAGACGGATCATAACTTCGTCACGAAGTGCCTCGTAAGCTTCTTTCACAAGCCAAGTTACATCTGTTCCACTGTCAATCATAACTCCACCACCACTATCAtccattttgaaaatattaggGTTTATGTCAAGCATTCTGCCATCAACGCTTATGGCTTCAAGGGTTATGTAATAATGTCCATCTATGAATTGAAGAGGGGTAGCATCACCTTCATCAATTATTGCTCCATCCCCTAGAATCAGCTTGTTATGTAAATAGTCCGGATCTTGCAAGCTCCCAATGCAGTAAGAGAACGAAGAGTTCAGCAGAGAAACTAGAGATGATCTACCGATTCCCAGACCAAAAATCccagaaaatttaaaattccgGTTAGTACTGAAGCCACATCCGAAAACGACATCTTGCACATGAATTGTGCTTTCGTCTGTGTTTTTGAAGGTGAGTTGCTCGGTGGAGACGAATATAGATGTTTCAGGGCCAATAAGGTATAATTGAGTGTAGATACATCGGTGTTTATAAGCACTGCACCGCGCATAAGGGAAATACCGGCATTGTTCAAAGTCGCAACACCCATCTGTTGAAAATGGGGCGCCACTCTTCTAGAAGAGTGGTGCACCCACAATTGTTGGAACGGTGCATCACAATTTGTACCCGCGTGGGTTgacttcccccccccccccccccttccccccaaacaaaaaaaaggatgAAAAATAGCCAACCAATTGGCTAAAGGAGGGGTGCTCCCCCTCATTTGGTGCATCCCaatctatttaatttcttcagttCTTCTCCTCTATTTTGAGAGGGAGAAATCAAGAGTTAAGTGAGAGATTAAGAGTTTTTAATACTCTTATGTGATTAGTGATTTGAGAGGTTGTATGTATTGAGGTTCTGGTAAAGTTTTAtccttttgtcttttcttgTGAACGTGGGTTAAAAGTCAAACCATGTAATTTCTAATGTCCTCTTTGTGtgcttgttcttcattttacTCCAATGTCATTTTAGTTGTAATTGTGCTTCTcccatcaatttcctaacaatgGTACCAGagctattaattatattttagaatCAGGGTACTGTTTCACGTACGGTAAAATATATATCCAATCGTAATACTCAATTGTctgcatataatatatatccACAATCGTGTATTAGAGGCCTATTGTGGGTCTATGGGTGTGTGCTAATTTGGTTATAAACTTATACAGTGAAACCtctataactaaataaattaataaaacctctattatataataaatttttacagTCCCGACTTGGGCAAAGGGCTAAATTAATAAGAGCATTAccaaaaaactcttcaaataaaattttactacttAGTTGAAGAGCCACTTCAACATTTAAGACTTTAGAAAAacaattctattaaaatttttctaataagaaatatttctctcttttcaattttgtagagtgctttctctctctttaatttatatttaattactttttattagaaagaaagagagaagtgtcttaattactatttatttttcctttaaaaaaatagttatttgattaaagtaatattaacttatttcta contains these protein-coding regions:
- the LOC112498903 gene encoding aspartyl protease UND-like produces the protein MGVATLNNAGISLMRGAVLINTDVSTLNYTLLALKHLYSSPPSNSPSKTQTKAQFISSLVSLLNSSFSYCIGSLQDPDYLHNKLILGDGAIIDEGDATPLQFIDGHYYITLEAISVDGRMLDINPNIFKMDDSGGGVMIDSGTDVTWLVKEAYEALRDEVMIRLEGEQMRSYSWPDKLCYHGIMSSDLKGFPTVRFHFRGGAKLALEKDSMFYQPRPDAFCMAVNPASINNRYVNFSLIGMMAQQFYNVGYDIGRKQKTFQRMDCEVLDDD